In Pectobacterium actinidiae, the DNA window GAAGATACCCGTCGAACCTGATCCGGTTAATACCGGCGAAGGGATTTGAGAGTGCGGCTTATTGCTGCCTCAAAATCCTTTGCCACCCTATGATTATCAGGAGTGCAAAGTGTTAAATCAATTACTACACTGTTCAGCCACCGTGCTGAAAACCAGCCTGCCTTGCCTGTTACTGCTCTCTGCTTCGGCTTTCGCCAAGCCCGCGCTTACGGTTTATACCTATGACTCATTCGCTTCCGAATGGGGTCCGGGCCCCGTCATCAAGACCGCGTTTGAAAAAGAGTGCGAGTGCGAACTGAATTTCGTCGCACTGGAAGACGGTGCCTCGCTGCTGAACCGTCTGCGTATGGAAGGCAAAAACAGCAAAGCGGACATCATTCTGGGGCTGGACAACAACCTGTTGCAGGCAGCAGAACAAACCGGCCTGTTTGCGCCACACGGTCAGGACACCCGCGCTGTCACGGTGCCGGGCGGCTGGAACAATAAGACGTTCGTTCCTTACGACTACGGCTATTTCGCGTTTGTGTATAACAAAGACACGCTGAAAAACCCGCCGAAAAGCCTGCATGAACTGGTGGACAGCAATGCACCGTGGAAAGTGATCTATCAGGATCCGCGCACCAGCACGCCGGGACTGGGTCTGCTGTTATGGATGCAGAAAGTGTACGGCGACGACGCACCGCAAGCCTGGCAGAAGCTGGCGAAAAAAACCGTTACCGTCACCAAAGGTTGGAGCGAAGCCTATGGCCTGTTCCTGAAAGGGGAAGCCGATCTGGTGCTGAGCTACACCACCTCACCGGCCTATCACATCATTGAAGAAAAGAAAGACAACTACGCGGCGGCCACCTTTAGCGAAGGGCACTATCTGCAAATTGAAATCGCCGGGCAGTTGGCTTCCAGCAAAAATCCCGAACTGGCAAAACGCTTTATGCAGTTCATCCTGAGCCCAACCTTCCAGCAGGCGATTCCTACCACGAACTGGATGTATCCGGCGGTTAAAACCGACCTGCCCGCGGGCTTCGCGGCGCTCGCGGTTCCTGAGAAGGCCATGCAGTTCAGCGCTCAGGACGTTGCCGACCAACGGACGCAGTGGATTCAGGCATGGCAACGCGCCGTCAGCCACTGATCGGCGGACGTCTGTGGCCAGGGCTGCTGGCCACAACGCTGTTAATTTCCGTTGCCGCCCTGGCTTTCGGTGCGCTGTGGCTACAGGCGCCCGAAAGCCAGTGGCGCACGCTATGGCATGACAGCTATCTCTGGCATGTCATTCGCTTTACCTTCTGGCAGGCCTTTCTTTCTGCGTTTTTCTCTACCGTTCCGGCCATTTTTCTCGCCAGAGCGCTGTATCGGCGGCGCTTTCCCGGTCACCGCTGGCTGCTGCGCCTGTGCGCGATGACGCTGGTGCTGCCCGTGCTGGTCGCCGTTTTTGGCCTGCTCAGCGTTTATGGTAGACAAGGCTGGCTGGCCTCTGCGCTGGGCTGGTTTGACCTGAAATACACGTTTTCGCCCTATGGATTGCAGGGCATCCTGCTGGCGCATGTCTTCTTCAATCTACCGCTGGCGACGCGATTGCTGTTGCAGTCGTTAGAAGGCATCGCTACCGAGCAGCGTCAGTTGGCCACCAATCTGGGCATGAACAGCTGGCAACATTTCCGCTTGCTGGAATGGCCCGCCCTGCGCCGACAGATTTTACCGACCGGCGCGCTGATTTTTATGCTCTGCTTTGCCAGCTTTGCGACGGTGCTGTCACTGGGCGGAGGCCCGCAGGCGACCACGATTGAGCTGGCTATCTATCAGGCATTAAGTTTTGATTACGATCCGGCACGCGCGGCGCTGCTGGCGTTAATTCAGATGATTTGCTGTCTGGGTTTAGTGCTGCTGAGCCAGCGGCTGGGACGCATTCTACCCGTAGGCAGTACACAACAGCTTGCCTGGCGTAATCCGCAGGATAGCGCCTTAAGCCGCCTCACCGATGGTCTGCTGATCGGTGCACTGTTACTGTTGGTCGTTCCCCCCTTGCTGGCCGTGGTGGTAGATGGCGTAAACCGATCGCTGGTTACCGTGCTGCAACAGCCCGTGCTCTGGCAAACGCTGTTTACCTCGCTGCGCATTGCCTTGGGCGCGGGGCTACTGTGTCTGGTGCTAACCATGATGTTGCTCTGGAGCAGCCGCGAGCTAAAATTACGCCAGAAACCACTCTACGGGCAGTTGATGAACCTGAGCGGTATGCTCATCCTCGCGATGCCGGGCATTGTGCTGGCAACCGGCTTTTTCCTGCTGCTGAATAACAGCATCGGGCTACCGCAATCCCCTTACGCACTGGTGGTGTTCACCAACGCGCTAATGGCAATTCCCTACGCGATCAAAGTGTTGGAAAACCCGATGCTGGACGTTGCCGAACGCTACAACCGACTCTGCACGTCACTGGATATTCGCGGCTGGCAGCGACTGAGGTTGATCGAACTCGCCGCGCTAAAACAGCCGCTGGCGCAGGCGTTAGCTTTTGCCTGCGTGCTGTCGATTGGTGATTTCGGCGTCATCGCGCTGTTCGGTAATGAGCAGTTCCGCACGCTGCCGTTCTATTTGTACCAGCAAATTGGTTCCTATCGCAGCACCGACGGCGCGGTCACGGCGCTGCTGTTGATGCTGCTGTGCTTTATGTTATTTACCCTGATTGAGAAACTGGCAGGCCGTCATGATCGCGCTTGAGAAATTGACCTACTTTTATCAGCACTTGCCCATGCGTTTTGATTTTCACGTCAAACCGGGCGAGCGCATCGCTATCCTCGGCCCCAGCG includes these proteins:
- the thiB gene encoding thiamine ABC transporter substrate binding subunit → MLKTSLPCLLLLSASAFAKPALTVYTYDSFASEWGPGPVIKTAFEKECECELNFVALEDGASLLNRLRMEGKNSKADIILGLDNNLLQAAEQTGLFAPHGQDTRAVTVPGGWNNKTFVPYDYGYFAFVYNKDTLKNPPKSLHELVDSNAPWKVIYQDPRTSTPGLGLLLWMQKVYGDDAPQAWQKLAKKTVTVTKGWSEAYGLFLKGEADLVLSYTTSPAYHIIEEKKDNYAAATFSEGHYLQIEIAGQLASSKNPELAKRFMQFILSPTFQQAIPTTNWMYPAVKTDLPAGFAALAVPEKAMQFSAQDVADQRTQWIQAWQRAVSH
- the thiP gene encoding thiamine/thiamine pyrophosphate ABC transporter permease ThiP, with protein sequence MATRRQPLIGGRLWPGLLATTLLISVAALAFGALWLQAPESQWRTLWHDSYLWHVIRFTFWQAFLSAFFSTVPAIFLARALYRRRFPGHRWLLRLCAMTLVLPVLVAVFGLLSVYGRQGWLASALGWFDLKYTFSPYGLQGILLAHVFFNLPLATRLLLQSLEGIATEQRQLATNLGMNSWQHFRLLEWPALRRQILPTGALIFMLCFASFATVLSLGGGPQATTIELAIYQALSFDYDPARAALLALIQMICCLGLVLLSQRLGRILPVGSTQQLAWRNPQDSALSRLTDGLLIGALLLLVVPPLLAVVVDGVNRSLVTVLQQPVLWQTLFTSLRIALGAGLLCLVLTMMLLWSSRELKLRQKPLYGQLMNLSGMLILAMPGIVLATGFFLLLNNSIGLPQSPYALVVFTNALMAIPYAIKVLENPMLDVAERYNRLCTSLDIRGWQRLRLIELAALKQPLAQALAFACVLSIGDFGVIALFGNEQFRTLPFYLYQQIGSYRSTDGAVTALLLMLLCFMLFTLIEKLAGRHDRA